DNA from Helicoverpa zea isolate HzStark_Cry1AcR chromosome 5, ilHelZeax1.1, whole genome shotgun sequence:
TCATGTCATTTCCTAAATCTTTCAGATACCTAATCGACGCTGTCGCGCTGATATGATAGTAATTATAGATAGGTAATCCATAATATGTATCTATCTACATACaattaaaggtaattttaatattaaagaatGCACCACGTGGAACTTGTTAGCGGTACCAGTAACCACTCGTGTGTATACCTTACCTATGTgtgcagtattttttgtttgcttttacaACATGTGGAACCTTCAACTATTTCCATGCCATACCGGTTATGGTAGGAACTTAAGGTGTATATCTAATAATATCAGAACATCGGTTTACCAAAATATCAATGTTTCCTTTCTAACACATGAAGAAACCGTCTAAGtgaggtttaaaataaaatgtatgtaagtagTCACTCGAAAGCAGGTCGTTTACCGTTACTTAAGAGtctttaattaagtaataatttacaatgtATATCTATGTTTTGCTATAGCatttatctacataaatattcgtgttcataaactaaatatatgtaGGCACTTAGTTTTTAGCTGAGTCTACCAGATCTAGCGTCAGTTATAACACCCCAcaattcaataatgaattcgTCCGTAAATCCAAATTCTTGTAAGTCACTATTATCAATGGCGTCTGCTAGTTGCATTGAGTTAGTTTTTCCTTCAGCAAGATCCCACATTTGCGAAGCTAGTTCGGAATCATTAATGCCCATAAACGACTCCAATAGTCCGTTGATTTTCTCAATCCCTGCTTTTGAGCTTTCGTCGtgctgaaaaataaatttaaaaactattaaaatcgtccaaaactaaaaaacttcACTTCGCCTGAGGTATGATAATAacgattaataaataaacaaagatgAAGCAGTCAATGGAAAAGACCACTACCAAACATTAGAGTAGAGAAGTGCTACTTGCTTACAATTAAATTCCAATTCTATTGTGAACTAGTTACGTCAGCTTTGATTCCGTAAATACTTATAACTTGCTAACATGATATCAGAATGATGAAACgataattacctacctacctaagtagACTGACTTTGATTCACCTAGTGAATAAACAACAGTTTCTATCTATTATTCTTATAAGATTTGGTAAATGTCATGGATTAGATTAATTGATCAGCGTGGGCCACAATGATAGGTATCCATATTGGTCGATTAGTATTTATAAATCTTAATATTGGTACTTATAAATCCCAGACTAGATTTAGATTGAGATTGAGATATATATGTAAGTAGATATttcgttaaataatttatttgtctaTTCAGATTACGAATAAACTAGCCCATGCACATAGTAATCAATGGAGTTGAGTGGCACCACTGCAGATATGAAAAGGGAAAGAACCTTTAACGGCTCTAAATCATCGGGAAATCCGgaaacattttcaaaacaattATTCTATTATGATTTCTTAGCTATAGATTACTGAGCCGCCTTCATGTAAACGTTCAACTGTAATAATCTAGTGCAATCTGTTGCTCTACTAAGTTGGTAGTATTCGAATCATAGAGTATAGTAAATAGATTGATTCGAATCATAAATATCTTGATTCATTTTATCGTTATGAGGTAATATCTGTTTCCTAACTGACAATGCATTGTTCAAGTGTTTACTTAGAAGGTAGGTCAAAATGATAACTTACGTCGTTTTCTATTGTTGCTTGACCATTGGCTTTAAACCGTAATGTTTCTTTGCCGGAACCATAACTTTTATTTCTTCCAGATTTTGCACCGCTTGTTTTTGGCCCGATACTTGCGAAACCACTTTTTAATGGTTCAACCAAACGAATTGTAAAAGTTGTTCCTTTTGGTATGTCCTTTAATATCTTAGCCACCTCATAATGTCTTTTGCCGACCATATTTTCTCCATCCAGCTTCTCAATGTGGTCTCCAACCTGAATTAAAAGTGAACAAGTTTAAACTACAATTGGTAATTTCCTGTGAATTTCTTAACGAGGTCAACGACTGCAGTCAGAAACTAACAATGCTAGCAACTTTATAAAATCTCCTGCGCGCTTGTCCGGTTTAGTAGTGAGATTACACAGGAATACCGCTGTTATTACACATTATCGTAACAGGAACTAGCACATATTGCACCATCGAGTGAAAAGAGTTTTATGATAAGCTCTGGGTGTTTCGAGAGCGATGCTATTCCTATAGTTCACTTATAAATGGTTCATACTACACTGCATACATATGATAGTTCTACATCAAAACTTACTTAGTGAAATCAGAacaagtaatttaattatacctTATCATAAACGTTAGCGTTGGAATGTATCAGTGTTTGACTGAAAATTATCTGATAAGTATCCCTATACCTAAAGATTGTAAGtaatataaattaagtattAAACAATATGTATCTTTGTATAGTAGTAGAACAATTTCAAATATCCAAATGTTTTCTTAGCTCGGGATGGTACGCAAGAGACGGTAGCTATATTTGTAAACGGGCCGAACCAAAAGCAGCATAAAATGAAAGATTAATAGGGAACGGGATGTTAACATTTAATGAACTCGGCTATATTCATCTTTTTATGCAGTGCTTATAGCTTAAACGTTGTTGTCACGTTATTGAAGTATTATTTCCTCCAAGAACTGAATCATATCTTTGTAGGTATGAATTTTATGAGGAAAATCAACGGTTTACCTAGACTTCTTTGAACttgaatgtatttaaaaaaatatatgcgcTGTGCTAGTAGTAGGTCCCCGGGGGACTCCTGTCATATCTAAGAGCAACAAACtatttaatactaaaataaattaaagcaaTCGATTTCCTTCAAAACTAAGAAGACTGTTTTAAAAGTACcaaggtttattttttatttgacccCAAGGAAACGAGGTTCCAAAGTGCACCAGGATGTAAAATGCTTATCATCATTCTAAATTCTGACCATGCAAAGCCTTCGCTTTACGAATAGCTTAATGATACGCGGCTGTGCCAGATTATGTAGAAGACTTTCACtagattgaaaaataaaaccggTACGATCGATATACCTACTCCAACAGAGCCATGTGTAGAATTTTTTGGCCAACTTAACGTATGACAGGTTTCGTTAATTTTTGAGGGAAAATGACAATGGTGCTCAGAAAACGGTCATTAAAAGCACAATTTTACAAAAGGAAGGTCAAAACAGACACAATACGGGACTAAAGTACCTATGcatctttgttattttttttactaattgatTAGTATACATCTCCAGGTATAGAGCATATATTTGTATAGGATATATGATATCAATACGAACTTTAAGTAATATCATGGACAACCGAAGTTTCCAACATTTGTCGTTTTCATATAATGAATGACTTTCCAGAAAGGTGTGGCCTTAGAAGGTCACGTGAATTTAACCTTGACACTTGTCGGCGACCCTTGTACCCCCTACCACTAATAATATGCAAGCAAGTCCGACCTTTATAAGACACGAGTAAGTATTTTGGTAGAAAATATAATCATTCCcaattatgattaattttaagttataagAAACAAATTACTCATAGACTTACGTAGATATGTGGcaacaattaaaatttaatctaTGCGAAAAAGATACGAGCTGTTAGATTTTTTTCTACTAATCGCATTCCAACATTTACTGATAATAGGTATAATGAACTtattaaacttgaatttcttTAAGTGTGTGCATCAAAATCCTTAGAAATAGGACAATTGGTCGGTGGATTTCtgaaatactttaaaattgaGTTAAAGGTTGAGGAAAAGGCTTGGTTTAACTTCTATTTACCTCAATGTGGGGTATTTTGGCTACTATTGATCCCTCTTTTATCCGCTTTATAAAGGCATATCCAGCACCGTTGTCTGTTATTGTCAATCCCAAAGCATCTTCAGTTTTTACGATTTCTATTTCTTTAGGTCGTCCTTTTCTATGTGCAAATATGAAATCTTCTAATCCTATTTGTCCGCCCAGAAGTTTCTTCATATCCACTTTGTGAGTATTCAGCGTACAAAAGAGAATCTGAAACCAAAGAAATACATAGATTTAGGGATACACTACTTACTGGTGATATTAAATTACCACTAACCTAATTAGCCACGCCTAACTTAACTGCGTGTCTGAAAGCTATTTTCTTTCAGactaattaatcatttatttatagcttGAATTTGTAGCATATTTTCTTATGAGGTTATTTTCAGAATCCCTACGCATTTCTTAGATTGAATTcgttcttgttatttttatcaaggTATTTATCAAACATGAAGACTTGGGTATGGGTATGCCATCGTGCTTCGAAATAGCAGTGTACACCTACTTCTTTACATTCATTGAATAAGGCGTGtcctttaataataaataaataaataataaataaataaataaataataaataataataaataattaactatcGGATATGTTAAATCTGATAATTGTACATCCGCATATCAGATTGTAGATAGACCGCAAGCTGAGTGGCAAACTGTGTTTCGGTTCCCTTCAATAACATTGGTTTATTCACTACCGAGACGCACTATTGATTGACTTGCGCCAGTGTAAGTGCGAAATGCTTGCTTGACAAGGCATGCGTTGCAGGTATGACCGCGCTCCGGTCCTTGACCCACGTGTAGTAGGCCATCGGCCATCGCACAGGCACACATACGGCGGCGGAGCGTATCTGCACTCACTTGCCGCGTTCGTTTGTATCAACGAGAGACTGCGCCCCTGGGCTGATCCACTTCCTGGCTGCTCAGCCGTGCGTACATCCGCACACTGTGACATttttatacttacctacatagttacacaGATTTATCTTTACATATTTTCACGTGCTATAGTTACGTAGTAATAGGTGGAATTACATCTTTTTCATCCGGgtgctttatttatttcagtgcaCATCTAACTTGTTTGTTCGTTACTCTTAGTACCTAGAGGTTGTCAGGACACGACTGCTATTGTGTTAGGTACTTTATTGTGTTCATGACTCAGAATTCGGAATCATACGGGTATTTTCCAATCCAAACAAAATTAGTTTCAAGTTAAACTGCAGCTTTAGTTAGGCTGACAGAATGATAACCAGGTATAATACAGATATATATAAGACAGGTACCTGCCTTCCTACTTACACTCTGCACTACCGAAGCGCCTCAGGGGGAGGCCCAACCTTTGGGGCAGCTGATATCATGATTGATATGCA
Protein-coding regions in this window:
- the LOC124630220 gene encoding PDZ domain-containing protein GIPC3, which codes for MSLFKKKAPKYTPPPVPQLPPEDPHQQANGVDNNNGSQKSQLVFHCQQAHGSPLGLISGFSNVKELYQKIAECYDFPPDEILFCTLNTHKVDMKKLLGGQIGLEDFIFAHRKGRPKEIEIVKTEDALGLTITDNGAGYAFIKRIKEGSIVAKIPHIEVGDHIEKLDGENMVGKRHYEVAKILKDIPKGTTFTIRLVEPLKSGFASIGPKTSGAKSGRNKSYGSGKETLRFKANGQATIENDHDESSKAGIEKINGLLESFMGINDSELASQMWDLAEGKTNSMQLADAIDNSDLQEFGFTDEFIIELWGVITDARSGRLS